The genomic stretch TTTGGAATGCCTGACTTTGTTCAAGGAGATGTGTTTGGTCAGCGCGACGGCGCACGCACTGATGATTACTTCCATTTAGTGCTTGGATATGGGTCCCGTCGCGTTATTTTGCACTCAAGTGCGATTGTGCCAAGCAACGGTCCGCGCTTTCAAGTTCATGGAACAAAAGCAACCTACATTAAATACGGTATAGATGGCCAAGAAGAGTTGCTAAGGTCTGGTAAGAAGCCTGAGGACGATACGTGGGGAGCAGACAATCCTGAAAACTACGGAAAATTGACAACAGGTGAAGGTGAGGAAAAACAAATTAAAACCCTCCACGGATCTTACCTCACTTATTATAAAAAAATAGCTGACAGTTTACTTCGAGGAAATGATCTTCCCGTTTCAGCAGAGGAAGCACGTGATGTGATTAAAGTGATTGAAGCGGCATTTGAAAGTAGTAAAGAAAAACGAGCTATCTATTTTAACGAAGGGGCGAAAAAACATTGACTGACCATTCGGCAAAGAAACTACTTGAAAAAGTAGTTCAGCAAGAAAAAGAACTAGTTCTTCAGCAATTTACAAACGACCAGGCTTTGCAGATAGGAACTGCAATTATTGATACAGCCAAAAGCAAGGGAAAAGCAGTCACGGTAAACATTAAACGAAATGGTCAAACTTTGTTTCATCACGCAATGGAAGGTGCCATTCCCGATCACGAAGAATGGATTAAGCGAAAGTCAAATGTTGTTCTTCGTCATCATCACAGCTCATATTATATGAAACTATACTGCGAGTTAAAAGACCGTTCCTATGCACAGTTTTATGCAGCTGATCCTCAGGAGTTTGAAGCGGTAGGCGGGTCTTTTCCTATATCGATTAAAAATGTTGGTGTAGTTGGAAGTGTGACAGTATCAGGGATGTCACAAGAAGAAGATCATGCACTCGTAGCGGACACAATTCGAAACTTTCTTTAGTAGTTCGGGAATCGAGATATTGGTGTGTTAAACAGTTACCTATCCGAACGATTGAGAGATACCTCTTAATCGTTCGGATTTTTTGTTGATTT from Bacillus sp. 1780r2a1 encodes the following:
- a CDS encoding heme-degrading domain-containing protein — its product is MTDHSAKKLLEKVVQQEKELVLQQFTNDQALQIGTAIIDTAKSKGKAVTVNIKRNGQTLFHHAMEGAIPDHEEWIKRKSNVVLRHHHSSYYMKLYCELKDRSYAQFYAADPQEFEAVGGSFPISIKNVGVVGSVTVSGMSQEEDHALVADTIRNFL